In the genome of Bdellovibrio bacteriovorus, one region contains:
- a CDS encoding fibronectin type III domain-containing protein — MRLTTAFLILIFTFWTAAVWAAPYRRLVNFEWDAIEGAKSYDIELRQVKEDPKDAKTFTFKVKEAAWNGRLTPGKYLMKLRARDYRGVPGDWSPESDFNVGLEAAVLKSPASRSRIASKEEDSVKLEFQWNPVGGADMYQFVLTSDDGKTQVSEVLRDTKVKLSLPVANNYTWKVLAATNEGIRSDATSVSQFSVLGKALENPKITKPESEFVREVKWNRPDNVSSFDVFVLKLNEKDKKWEKFKVIENTQEESLPFDETWPGGRYQVAVRAKSNLRPSSPLAKQSFSVRHGDRSPAAEYTALVRKSIDRVTGWYAIASYLVTEMQFSGKNPEKNSAVAYSALGGTGRMGLGWFGDRTPWGFLGIVDMSGFTFNGKTQTFASAEANAVYRKTLGDRGELRFQVGPYYKELPETVGDPFSGSSEDLKITSAGPHFGAEYWFSLTPKLGIQVNAHMYMSLLKISTPNGAPLTPSMSTQYGFLGSYRFTPTFTGLVGYARREDKMSYKAVPASDNFAVDGDTNESTIVGNYLNIFAEWAF; from the coding sequence ATGCGTTTGACGACCGCGTTCCTTATTCTCATTTTCACATTCTGGACCGCAGCGGTCTGGGCGGCGCCTTATCGCCGTTTGGTGAACTTTGAGTGGGATGCGATCGAAGGTGCAAAAAGCTACGACATTGAACTTCGCCAAGTGAAAGAAGATCCCAAAGATGCAAAAACTTTTACTTTCAAAGTGAAAGAAGCTGCATGGAATGGACGCTTGACGCCAGGTAAGTACTTAATGAAATTGCGTGCGCGCGATTATCGAGGTGTTCCTGGAGATTGGTCTCCAGAGAGTGACTTCAATGTGGGCCTTGAAGCGGCGGTTTTAAAATCCCCGGCTTCTCGCTCTAGAATTGCCAGTAAAGAAGAAGACAGCGTTAAGCTAGAGTTCCAATGGAATCCGGTCGGTGGCGCTGATATGTATCAGTTCGTTCTGACTTCCGACGATGGAAAAACTCAAGTCAGCGAAGTCCTTCGCGACACGAAAGTGAAATTGTCCTTGCCTGTTGCGAACAACTACACTTGGAAAGTTCTTGCGGCAACAAACGAAGGCATTCGCAGTGATGCGACTTCCGTATCTCAATTCTCAGTTTTGGGTAAGGCTTTGGAAAATCCAAAGATCACAAAGCCTGAAAGTGAGTTCGTGCGCGAAGTGAAATGGAATCGCCCTGACAACGTCTCTTCTTTTGACGTCTTTGTTTTGAAATTAAATGAAAAAGACAAAAAATGGGAAAAGTTCAAAGTGATTGAAAACACCCAGGAAGAGTCTTTGCCTTTTGACGAAACATGGCCCGGCGGCCGTTATCAAGTGGCGGTGCGAGCAAAGTCCAATTTACGTCCTAGTTCTCCTCTGGCTAAGCAAAGTTTCTCTGTTCGTCACGGGGATCGTTCTCCTGCCGCGGAATACACTGCTCTTGTGCGAAAGTCTATTGACCGCGTGACTGGGTGGTATGCCATTGCAAGTTATCTTGTGACCGAGATGCAGTTCAGCGGAAAGAACCCAGAGAAAAACTCCGCCGTGGCTTACAGCGCCTTGGGCGGTACGGGTCGTATGGGCTTAGGCTGGTTCGGCGACAGAACTCCTTGGGGATTCTTAGGGATTGTCGACATGAGTGGTTTTACTTTTAATGGCAAGACTCAGACTTTCGCTTCAGCCGAAGCCAACGCTGTTTACCGCAAGACTTTAGGTGACCGCGGAGAGTTGCGCTTCCAAGTCGGTCCTTACTATAAAGAACTTCCAGAAACTGTGGGTGACCCTTTCTCTGGCAGCTCAGAAGATTTAAAAATCACTTCGGCAGGTCCGCATTTTGGTGCGGAATATTGGTTTTCTTTGACACCGAAATTAGGCATTCAAGTGAATGCTCATATGTACATGTCACTTTTGAAAATCAGCACACCGAATGGGGCTCCCCTGACACCGTCCATGTCGACACAGTATGGTTTCCTGGGAAGCTATCGCTTCACTCCGACATTCACGGGTCTTGTGGGTTATGCTCGTCGTGAAGATAAAATGTCTTATAAAGCAGTCCCGGCATCAGATAACTTTGCCGTGGACGGAGATACGAATGAATCCACGATCGTCGGGAACTACTTAAATATTTTCGCGGAGTGGGCTTTCTAA
- a CDS encoding ABC transporter ATP-binding protein, whose translation MSSSNILIEVRDLQYTYPGATQPTLKIPEFSVLRGEELFLYGPSGTGKTTLLEMFSGVLKPTQGSLKILGFDFVKMSDADRDAFRAEHMGYVFQNFNLIPYLSVQENIELPLHLSPARKARLGSVDTEMVIRALCGNLGIGDLLGKKVAELSVGQQQRVAVARALLGKPDLILADEPTSALDTDHREKFLKLMFELADLYGTTVVFVSHDRSMEKLFSRSISLDSINRVG comes from the coding sequence TTGAGCTCAAGTAACATCCTGATTGAAGTACGTGATCTGCAGTACACTTACCCCGGCGCAACTCAACCCACTTTGAAAATCCCTGAATTTTCGGTGTTGCGCGGGGAAGAGCTCTTTCTTTATGGTCCGAGTGGCACAGGTAAAACAACATTGCTTGAGATGTTTTCGGGTGTTTTGAAGCCGACTCAAGGCAGCCTTAAAATTTTAGGTTTTGATTTCGTGAAAATGAGTGACGCCGATCGCGATGCCTTTCGTGCGGAGCACATGGGATACGTGTTTCAAAACTTCAATTTGATTCCTTATCTAAGTGTACAGGAAAATATCGAATTGCCTTTGCATTTGAGTCCCGCACGCAAAGCTCGTTTGGGCAGTGTGGATACCGAAATGGTGATTCGTGCTCTGTGCGGAAATTTGGGTATTGGTGATCTTCTAGGTAAAAAAGTCGCAGAGTTGAGTGTCGGGCAACAACAGCGTGTGGCCGTAGCACGGGCCCTTTTAGGAAAGCCTGATCTGATTCTGGCCGACGAACCGACATCGGCATTAGATACCGATCATCGTGAAAAATTCTTAAAGCTGATGTTTGAATTAGCAGACCTATACGGTACGACGGTTGTCTTTGTTTCTCATGATCGCAGCATGGAAAAACTTTTTAGTCGCAGCATCTCGTTAGACTCCATCAATAGGGTTGGATAA
- a CDS encoding ZrgA family zinc uptake protein has product MMKVLLLSAMVFAAREHGSHVYGAGKVSLAFDGKSGKIQMEVPAEAILGFEHQAKSKQDKQKKDKALTKLEEKISEMIVLDPSLKCEIKKDIFEVNQEDSHADIEAEFNVTCAAPVAGSTISFNFTKHFSRLKKVQVDVLADGVQKSTQVLKNGDSVELK; this is encoded by the coding sequence ATGATGAAGGTTCTTCTATTATCAGCCATGGTATTTGCGGCGCGTGAACACGGTTCCCATGTTTACGGTGCTGGAAAGGTGAGTCTGGCTTTTGACGGCAAGAGCGGAAAAATCCAGATGGAAGTTCCCGCAGAAGCCATTCTTGGTTTCGAGCATCAGGCAAAATCAAAACAAGATAAGCAAAAGAAAGACAAAGCTTTAACTAAGCTTGAAGAAAAAATCTCTGAGATGATCGTTCTGGATCCTTCTTTGAAGTGCGAAATCAAAAAAGACATCTTTGAAGTCAACCAAGAGGATTCGCATGCGGACATTGAAGCTGAATTCAATGTAACTTGCGCCGCGCCTGTCGCAGGTAGCACAATCAGCTTCAACTTCACGAAACACTTTTCTCGCTTAAAGAAAGTCCAAGTGGATGTTCTTGCCGACGGCGTGCAAAAGTCCACGCAAGTGTTGAAGAACGGAGACAGCGTTGAGCTCAAGTAA
- a CDS encoding DUF3299 domain-containing protein, with translation MRKAIAFKWVRVFNRNDMESAQKMKKWVIAGVAVLVVVIGAVVYQSMFSRGAALTGVEVDWRLLGEMDYITGKSSSELQALSGKGVKIPGFMVPLEDDQRDVVEFLLVPSPQACIHVPPPPPNQMVYVKMKKGTEVAVGPIWVYGTLNLVTKKSMYGDASFELVGEAVEPYK, from the coding sequence GTGCGCAAAGCTATTGCATTTAAGTGGGTCCGCGTTTTTAATAGAAATGACATGGAATCAGCACAGAAAATGAAAAAGTGGGTTATTGCAGGAGTCGCCGTTCTGGTCGTCGTTATCGGCGCGGTGGTCTATCAATCAATGTTCAGTAGAGGTGCCGCTTTAACAGGAGTTGAAGTGGACTGGCGTCTGTTGGGCGAGATGGACTACATTACGGGGAAATCCTCTTCGGAACTCCAAGCCTTAAGTGGCAAGGGCGTGAAGATTCCAGGTTTCATGGTCCCTCTTGAAGACGACCAAAGAGACGTGGTGGAGTTTTTATTGGTGCCAAGCCCTCAGGCCTGCATCCATGTTCCACCGCCGCCACCGAATCAAATGGTTTACGTGAAAATGAAAAAAGGAACCGAAGTAGCGGTAGGCCCCATCTGGGTTTACGGCACTTTGAATCTCGTAACGAAAAAATCCATGTACGGAGATGCATCGTTTGAGCTCGTAGGTGAAGCTGTAGAGCCGTACAAATAA
- the greB gene encoding transcription elongation factor GreB, with translation MDNNKNYITPQGLAKLKAEYHELMHVERPKLVEVVAWAASNGDRSENADYQYGKRRLREIDKRVHFLTKRIEDAEVVDPKTMKGTTVLFSATVTLADEEGEEVVYQIVGEDEFDPKNGKISWKSPVAKALLGKKVGDEVRIVKPAGEEYVTIESVQYK, from the coding sequence ATGGATAATAATAAGAACTACATTACGCCCCAAGGTCTAGCCAAACTCAAAGCCGAGTATCACGAGCTTATGCATGTGGAACGTCCGAAGCTTGTTGAAGTTGTGGCGTGGGCCGCGAGCAACGGGGACCGTTCTGAAAACGCAGACTACCAGTATGGTAAACGTCGTTTGCGCGAAATAGATAAGCGCGTTCATTTTCTGACAAAAAGAATCGAAGATGCCGAGGTCGTGGATCCAAAAACGATGAAAGGCACAACCGTTCTTTTCAGCGCGACGGTGACGTTGGCGGATGAAGAGGGGGAAGAGGTTGTTTATCAAATCGTGGGTGAAGACGAATTTGATCCTAAAAACGGAAAGATTTCTTGGAAATCTCCGGTGGCCAAAGCACTTCTGGGTAAGAAGGTGGGCGATGAGGTTCGCATCGTCAAACCTGCTGGCGAAGAGTACGTGACGATTGAGAGCGTCCAATACAAGTAA
- a CDS encoding DUF3465 domain-containing protein, translated as MNMKWAFVLTCVFVLSSYETVEAKRKNRQEVNPVFEEIEKPSESFLIDEKSSDADIVRAVNDQRRVDFVEGGSMVVVKVLPDDNQGLAHQKWTVRLSNGKNMQAVYNSDMCPRVPVKVGDVIAMGGQFIWTNKGGLLHWLHHDPRGKRPDGYVYVNGKFYCKD; from the coding sequence ATGAATATGAAATGGGCTTTTGTTCTAACTTGTGTTTTCGTTCTTTCATCTTACGAAACTGTTGAAGCGAAACGTAAAAATCGCCAAGAAGTAAATCCTGTCTTTGAAGAAATTGAAAAGCCCTCTGAATCCTTTCTTATCGATGAAAAATCCAGTGATGCTGACATCGTTCGCGCCGTAAATGATCAACGCCGCGTTGATTTCGTTGAAGGCGGAAGCATGGTTGTGGTGAAAGTCCTGCCTGATGACAACCAAGGTTTAGCTCATCAAAAATGGACAGTACGCCTTTCTAATGGCAAGAACATGCAAGCTGTGTATAATTCAGACATGTGCCCTCGCGTACCTGTCAAAGTTGGCGACGTGATTGCGATGGGTGGACAGTTCATTTGGACAAACAAAGGCGGCCTTCTTCATTGGCTGCATCATGATCCTCGCGGCAAACGCCCTGATGGTTATGTCTACGTAAACGGGAAGTTCTATTGCAAAGATTAG
- a CDS encoding ABC transporter permease produces the protein MVFLKLAIKSLKNRAFATTLTVLSIALSVTLLLSVERAKRAAEEGFTQTISKTDLIVGARSGSLQLILYTVFNMGNATHNISYESYQDIKKNPAIEWTIPYSLGDGHRGFRVVGTNEDFFKHYRFRGSEKVELSQGQVFKDLWDVVVGAEVAHKLKYRLGDRIVVAHGVTKGEGIQNHADKPFVVTGILEATGTPLDRAVYMSLEGMEALHVDWADGAAPTAEKAIPREQLSRAGMKIHTITAFFVGAKSRIETLKLQRDINTYKEEPLLAIIPGVALSELWNGLSYVEGVLRIISWMVVLVGLVSMLIALTTTLNERRREMAILRAVGAKSSQIVGLLVFESALLTVVGIALGTLLSWTLIAILRPWIASEFGLYLVGPWVTKIELLYIGITFIGGTLMGLIPALRAQNLALKDGLSVKL, from the coding sequence ATGGTCTTTCTTAAACTTGCTATCAAATCTTTGAAGAACCGCGCTTTTGCTACAACATTGACGGTGCTTTCTATCGCCCTGAGCGTGACACTTTTGTTGTCCGTCGAAAGAGCTAAAAGAGCCGCTGAAGAAGGCTTCACGCAAACCATCAGCAAAACGGATCTGATAGTCGGAGCGCGCAGCGGTTCCTTACAATTGATCTTATACACAGTGTTCAACATGGGAAATGCCACTCACAATATTTCCTATGAGAGCTACCAGGACATCAAAAAGAACCCGGCCATTGAATGGACGATCCCTTATTCTTTGGGGGACGGTCACCGTGGATTCCGTGTCGTCGGCACGAATGAAGACTTCTTTAAACACTATCGCTTCCGTGGCAGTGAAAAGGTTGAGTTAAGCCAGGGGCAAGTGTTCAAAGATTTGTGGGACGTGGTTGTCGGTGCGGAAGTGGCCCACAAATTAAAGTACCGCCTCGGGGATCGCATCGTTGTTGCTCACGGAGTGACAAAAGGGGAGGGCATTCAAAATCACGCTGACAAACCTTTTGTTGTTACGGGTATCCTGGAAGCCACAGGAACTCCATTAGACCGCGCGGTTTATATGTCCTTAGAAGGTATGGAAGCATTGCACGTGGACTGGGCAGACGGTGCGGCTCCCACGGCAGAAAAGGCTATTCCTCGTGAACAGCTTTCTCGCGCAGGAATGAAAATTCACACGATCACAGCTTTTTTTGTGGGTGCGAAATCGCGCATTGAAACTTTAAAACTTCAGCGCGACATCAATACGTATAAAGAAGAGCCGTTACTAGCGATCATTCCCGGTGTTGCGTTGAGCGAGCTTTGGAATGGCCTGTCTTATGTGGAAGGCGTACTAAGAATCATCTCATGGATGGTGGTTTTAGTCGGACTGGTTTCGATGTTGATCGCCTTAACGACAACTTTGAATGAACGTCGTCGTGAGATGGCAATCCTCAGAGCGGTGGGCGCAAAGTCGTCGCAGATCGTGGGCCTTTTGGTGTTTGAATCCGCATTACTGACGGTTGTGGGTATTGCATTAGGAACTCTTTTATCATGGACGCTGATCGCCATTCTTCGTCCGTGGATCGCAAGTGAGTTCGGCCTTTATCTTGTCGGCCCGTGGGTCACAAAAATCGAGCTTCTGTATATTGGCATCACCTTCATTGGTGGCACGCTGATGGGACTGATCCCGGCATTGCGAGCACAGAACTTAGCCTTGAAAGATGGATTGAGCGTAAAGCTTTAA
- a CDS encoding flippase activity-associated protein Agl23 encodes MKSAKVTQYYGTLFWLALLLLTVVTRFYDLGNKPIHFDESINGWFVIQMKSWGYYKYDPNNYHGPLLFYLIQVFEFLWGKSLETLRAVPAVFSVFSIMLFAFPVLKNRFVLTATSLLLLISPAFLFFGRSGIHESPFVFFQLLFAMGFLRWFEKPDSKAWALVLTGVVGMMTLKETFTITGFCWLLGLLALGPSTLKQTFSWTQLKRTWSKKTTLLTIVLLILFVQLFTGFFQNMTGLADFAKAIVPWLKTGVHGKGHEKEFLYWVKVMWQAEPLALLGVILSFAGLFSKQQSLRVLSVFSLSQLLIYSLIPYKTVWCILSLVWGFYLVLAFYLQMLFANTKMKVVSLAVVTVVSLFNLRSMYASSYAHPLDFDHPYIYVNSTYDLENLQRFILDEARKRPELFLQPVQIGMKEQWPWPWVLRSFQSLDYNLCAKNLIEGASIYFCDVTDGLDVDRALHEPYWKLQIVLRQSREPSIVYLKQSVFPKIPFQNNVEAVGGEE; translated from the coding sequence ATGAAATCAGCAAAGGTCACGCAATACTATGGGACTCTGTTTTGGCTAGCACTGCTGCTTTTGACAGTTGTCACACGATTTTATGATCTTGGAAACAAGCCTATTCACTTTGATGAAAGCATCAATGGCTGGTTTGTGATTCAAATGAAATCTTGGGGGTATTACAAGTATGATCCCAACAACTATCACGGGCCTTTGCTTTTTTATTTGATTCAAGTCTTCGAGTTTCTTTGGGGGAAAAGCCTGGAAACACTGCGCGCCGTACCTGCGGTGTTCAGTGTCTTCAGTATTATGCTTTTTGCCTTTCCGGTTTTAAAAAATCGCTTTGTTTTGACCGCGACATCTTTGCTCTTGCTGATAAGTCCCGCTTTCCTTTTCTTTGGGCGTTCGGGGATTCATGAATCACCGTTTGTGTTCTTTCAGTTGTTATTCGCCATGGGTTTCCTGCGCTGGTTTGAAAAGCCTGACAGCAAAGCGTGGGCCTTGGTGTTAACAGGAGTCGTCGGTATGATGACTCTGAAAGAGACCTTTACGATTACGGGCTTTTGTTGGCTTCTAGGACTTCTGGCTTTGGGACCAAGCACTTTGAAGCAGACTTTTTCATGGACTCAGTTAAAAAGAACCTGGTCAAAAAAAACAACTCTTCTTACCATCGTGCTTTTGATCCTATTCGTGCAATTATTTACAGGTTTTTTCCAAAACATGACGGGCCTCGCTGATTTTGCGAAGGCCATTGTTCCCTGGTTGAAAACGGGTGTTCACGGCAAAGGACATGAAAAAGAATTTCTTTATTGGGTCAAAGTGATGTGGCAGGCCGAACCCTTGGCCTTACTGGGTGTGATATTGTCTTTCGCGGGCCTATTTTCGAAGCAGCAAAGTCTTCGGGTCCTTAGCGTGTTTTCTTTGTCTCAGCTTTTGATCTATTCATTGATACCGTACAAAACGGTGTGGTGTATTTTATCTTTGGTGTGGGGTTTTTATCTGGTACTGGCGTTTTATCTGCAAATGCTTTTCGCCAATACGAAGATGAAGGTGGTGTCCCTTGCGGTTGTGACGGTGGTATCTTTGTTTAATCTGCGCAGCATGTATGCCTCTTCTTATGCTCACCCACTTGATTTTGATCATCCGTATATTTATGTCAATTCCACTTATGACCTTGAGAATCTGCAACGATTTATTCTGGATGAAGCTCGTAAGCGTCCCGAACTATTTTTGCAGCCCGTCCAAATTGGAATGAAAGAGCAGTGGCCATGGCCTTGGGTTTTGCGTTCATTCCAGAGTTTGGATTATAATTTGTGTGCGAAAAATCTAATTGAAGGCGCGTCGATTTATTTCTGTGATGTGACGGACGGGTTGGATGTGGACCGAGCTTTACATGAACCTTATTGGAAATTGCAAATCGTGCTTCGGCAGTCTAGAGAGCCTTCAATCGTGTATTTGAAACAATCTGTCTTCCCGAAGATTCCGTTTCAAAATAATGTCGAAGCCGTCGGGGGTGAGGAGTGA
- a CDS encoding YheT family hydrolase: MQRLELIPCKAPFWADGGHGQTLWSHFLKSPELENFGTQFEVDLPDGDRLFCFHIPGTSDTVVSVYHGLSGDVTSDYMQRTALLCQKLGHSVVLVNHRGAGIGAAYARKPYHSGRAEDMSAVLKRLREMFPGKKQIAVGFSMSANILLCLLGGFRGEVKPDAAITVNAPIDLMQGSQLLKTGFNRIYDLRFVLRLRKNVEEKFRQGLISEKYDIPAWSTIWDMDQIYTAPAAGFKDRFDYYQNCSAIHYVSKIQTPTYVLTAQDDPFVSVENYMKASFSKSTMLHVEARGGHMGYLAKQNTPLGSVRWLDYYLHEALQSLKQVLA; encoded by the coding sequence TTGCAAAGATTAGAGTTGATTCCATGTAAAGCGCCGTTCTGGGCCGATGGCGGTCACGGGCAAACTTTATGGTCTCACTTTCTTAAGTCTCCTGAGCTTGAAAATTTCGGAACTCAATTTGAAGTCGATCTTCCTGATGGAGATCGACTTTTTTGTTTTCATATTCCTGGAACTAGCGACACCGTCGTGAGTGTCTATCACGGCCTTTCAGGTGACGTGACTTCGGATTACATGCAAAGAACGGCATTGCTGTGCCAGAAACTGGGTCACAGTGTTGTCCTGGTCAACCATCGTGGTGCTGGAATTGGCGCCGCCTATGCGCGGAAACCTTATCATTCGGGCCGCGCCGAGGATATGTCTGCGGTGCTGAAAAGACTTCGTGAAATGTTTCCCGGTAAAAAACAAATTGCTGTGGGCTTTTCGATGAGTGCGAATATCCTTCTGTGTTTGCTGGGAGGTTTTCGTGGCGAGGTAAAGCCTGACGCTGCGATCACAGTGAATGCACCCATTGATCTTATGCAAGGTTCGCAACTGTTAAAAACAGGCTTCAATCGTATTTATGATTTGCGCTTTGTCTTGCGCCTTAGAAAAAACGTAGAAGAAAAATTTCGCCAAGGATTGATTTCCGAAAAATACGATATCCCGGCCTGGTCGACGATTTGGGATATGGATCAGATATACACCGCACCTGCGGCCGGATTTAAAGATCGTTTTGATTATTATCAAAACTGCTCTGCGATTCACTATGTCTCAAAAATCCAAACGCCCACTTATGTTCTGACGGCACAAGATGATCCGTTTGTGTCGGTGGAAAATTATATGAAAGCTTCTTTTTCCAAAAGCACGATGTTGCATGTGGAAGCTCGTGGGGGACACATGGGATATTTGGCAAAACAAAATACGCCCTTGGGATCGGTGCGCTGGCTGGATTATTACCTGCACGAGGCCTTGCAGTCACTAAAGCAAGTCTTAGCTTAA
- a CDS encoding adenylate/guanylate cyclase domain-containing protein yields the protein MRIPISTKLITVTILILVAATGTITWISSDYFEKKASEQVDIANLESAAAKAKEVENIVGSLVDKTRVTASVLMKDTTDHVAASDDFDFNFTKDKNFVSLEILKLEGTTVHTVARKVKEDLLRPYNLTGNYIINVRSWQKFPIRNVAQGNIELKNASYPKAPAMITIGIPLVRDAQGKITHVALADVTLAPLEKPFTDPSERTQYLVDRYGELLAHKDEQKAMARLNVSNNPFVKKALTQKSPQYQTKFVDPDFEKNYFGASVKTSFGATVISQTSEETILEVSREVRRRAIFVAGSAISMAIFFIFLFSMTLTSPIEKLADMINLVSRGNFDVKARAQVKSHDEVGDLAEAFDHMTEGLKERDKVKSLFSKFHGSSVAEDLIGKDIGVGGQSKEVVVFFSDIRGFTAFSEKRSPEEVVEMLNEYFGVMVKIINSHGGVVDKFIGDAIMAVWGAPKTSDRDAHNAVRACLEMRRALETLNETRVGRGQPPINIGMGLHAGLAISGTIGSDERMEYTVIGNTVNTASRIEASTKAFGADLLISDTVIEKIGEDFKTELAGAAEVKGRSEALKMFKVRGYRAEDGSMVEVKTPYSDYEAEAADKVKVKAA from the coding sequence ATGAGAATACCTATTTCGACAAAACTCATTACGGTGACAATCCTGATCCTGGTGGCAGCGACAGGAACAATCACGTGGATCTCTTCAGACTATTTCGAAAAGAAAGCTTCTGAACAAGTCGATATCGCGAATTTGGAGTCGGCGGCGGCTAAAGCCAAGGAAGTGGAAAATATCGTGGGCTCACTGGTTGATAAAACCCGTGTGACGGCGTCTGTTTTAATGAAAGATACAACTGATCATGTCGCTGCAAGTGACGACTTCGATTTCAACTTCACAAAAGACAAAAACTTCGTTTCGTTAGAAATTTTAAAATTAGAAGGAACAACCGTCCATACAGTCGCGCGCAAAGTGAAAGAGGACCTTCTTCGCCCTTACAACCTGACGGGGAACTACATCATCAATGTTCGTTCTTGGCAGAAATTCCCTATCCGCAATGTGGCTCAGGGAAATATTGAACTTAAAAATGCATCTTATCCTAAAGCACCCGCAATGATCACGATTGGCATTCCATTGGTTCGTGATGCTCAAGGCAAAATCACGCATGTCGCTTTAGCAGATGTGACGTTGGCGCCGTTAGAAAAACCTTTTACGGATCCTTCCGAAAGAACTCAGTACTTGGTAGACCGTTATGGAGAATTGTTAGCTCATAAAGATGAACAAAAAGCCATGGCGCGTTTGAATGTCAGCAACAACCCTTTCGTAAAAAAGGCATTGACGCAAAAGTCTCCGCAATACCAAACGAAGTTCGTTGATCCGGACTTTGAGAAAAACTATTTCGGCGCTTCAGTGAAAACATCTTTTGGCGCCACCGTGATTTCGCAAACTTCAGAAGAAACAATTCTTGAAGTGTCGCGCGAAGTCCGCCGCCGAGCGATCTTCGTGGCGGGGTCCGCGATCTCTATGGCGATCTTCTTTATTTTCTTGTTCTCTATGACTCTCACCTCCCCGATTGAAAAATTGGCGGATATGATCAACTTGGTTTCTCGCGGTAACTTTGACGTAAAAGCCCGTGCGCAAGTTAAATCTCACGACGAAGTGGGTGACTTGGCCGAAGCGTTTGATCACATGACAGAAGGTCTTAAGGAACGTGACAAGGTGAAAAGCCTTTTCTCGAAGTTCCATGGCTCTTCTGTTGCGGAAGACTTGATTGGTAAAGATATCGGTGTCGGCGGTCAATCCAAAGAGGTTGTCGTCTTCTTCTCGGACATCCGTGGTTTTACGGCGTTTTCAGAAAAGCGTTCTCCGGAAGAAGTCGTTGAAATGCTGAATGAATACTTTGGCGTGATGGTTAAAATCATCAACTCACACGGTGGTGTCGTCGATAAATTCATCGGCGATGCGATCATGGCTGTGTGGGGTGCTCCGAAGACTTCAGATCGCGATGCGCACAATGCGGTTCGCGCCTGTCTTGAAATGCGCCGTGCTCTTGAAACTTTAAATGAAACACGCGTGGGTCGCGGTCAGCCTCCGATCAATATCGGGATGGGTCTGCATGCGGGTCTTGCGATCTCTGGCACCATTGGTTCTGACGAGCGTATGGAGTACACAGTTATCGGTAATACGGTGAATACCGCTTCCCGTATCGAGGCTTCTACAAAAGCTTTCGGTGCCGACCTTCTGATTTCAGATACAGTCATTGAAAAAATCGGTGAAGATTTCAAAACGGAGCTTGCGGGTGCGGCCGAAGTGAAAGGCCGTTCCGAAGCGTTGAAAATGTTCAAAGTTCGCGGCTATCGCGCCGAAGACGGCAGTATGGTGGAAGTAAAAACACCTTACTCTGATTACGAGGCCGAAGCGGCGGATAAAGTGAAAGTTAAAGCAGCATAA